From Solwaraspora sp. WMMD1047, the proteins below share one genomic window:
- a CDS encoding helix-turn-helix transcriptional regulator, with the protein MADANEFRHALRRERQARGLSQDAVGAAVHISGSQIGNYESGRSVPPDDVAGGLDAFFGTGDQLRKSATTARGEAVAPWLRSWNENEERAILLRTFQHSVIPGLLQTEAYARAVISVGPHTEDQVEEALKIRMARQAVTLDRVNPVELTAIICEPALRHGEDVIMKDQLEHLVDVGHRPNVHIRVIPSRAGLHPGHAGAFALATLPTGAPVGYIDDQYEGKVIESVKALRHTLIVWERLCGQALTCEQTRNLLLKVLNDYEQP; encoded by the coding sequence TTGGCGGACGCGAATGAGTTTCGGCATGCGCTCAGGCGGGAGCGGCAGGCGCGAGGTTTGTCGCAGGACGCGGTCGGTGCCGCAGTCCACATCAGCGGATCGCAGATCGGCAATTACGAATCGGGGCGTTCGGTCCCGCCGGACGACGTGGCGGGTGGGCTCGACGCCTTCTTCGGCACCGGCGACCAACTCCGCAAGTCCGCGACCACGGCACGCGGCGAGGCGGTGGCTCCATGGCTGCGCTCATGGAACGAGAACGAGGAGCGCGCGATCCTGCTCCGCACCTTCCAACACTCGGTGATCCCGGGCCTGCTCCAGACCGAGGCGTACGCGCGGGCGGTCATCTCCGTCGGCCCACACACCGAGGACCAGGTCGAAGAGGCGTTGAAGATCCGGATGGCGCGGCAGGCCGTGACCCTGGACCGGGTCAATCCGGTGGAATTGACCGCGATCATCTGCGAACCTGCTCTCCGGCATGGCGAGGACGTCATCATGAAAGATCAGCTCGAACACCTGGTTGACGTCGGCCACCGCCCGAACGTGCACATCAGAGTGATTCCGTCGCGAGCCGGCCTGCACCCCGGCCACGCCGGAGCATTCGCGCTCGCGACGCTGCCCACCGGGGCGCCGGTCGGCTATATCGACGACCAGTACGAGGGAAAGGTGATCGAGTCGGTCAAGGCGCTCCGGCACACATTGATCGTCTGGGAACGCCTCTGCGGGCAGGCACTAACCTGTGAGCAGACCCGCAACCTCCTCCTGAAGGTGTTGAATGACTACGAACAGCCCTGA
- a CDS encoding DUF397 domain-containing protein, giving the protein MTTNSPDWRKSSRSSSNAGECVEVADNLPGRVLVRDSKDPDGGTLTFEPAAWSSFVAHAKER; this is encoded by the coding sequence ATGACTACGAACAGCCCTGACTGGCGCAAGTCCAGCCGCAGCAGCTCGAACGCCGGAGAGTGCGTGGAGGTCGCCGACAACCTCCCCGGCCGGGTGCTGGTCCGCGACAGCAAGGACCCCGACGGCGGCACCCTGACGTTCGAGCCGGCCGCCTGGTCGTCGTTCGTCGCCCACGCCAAGGAGCGGTAG